A window of the Bradyrhizobium ottawaense genome harbors these coding sequences:
- a CDS encoding cryptochrome/photolyase family protein, producing MPSQTTRPCIVWFRDDLRLSDHPALHAASRTGAPVVCLYVLDEHSPTLKTPEARPLGGAARWWLAQSLRALQASLTGLGATLVLRKGPAAKVIADLAREIDAGTVFWNEIAQAPHLAVAGQVAKALDEIGVGRQSFAGDLLVEPRAIRNKENRGLRVFTPFWRRVQSLGNPPTPLPAPKKLSGVKDLASDRLEDWKLEPAKPDWAGGLRESWKPGEAQAQAQLKSFLKSGVAGYTGERDRPDRDGTSRLSPHLRFGEISPRQLWHAARFAAAEHPRLAGDIEKLLSELGWREFCRHLLFDVPDLAMRNLQPSFDAFPWKSDAKALRAWQRGRTGYPIVDAGMRELWHTGVMHNRVRMVVASFLVKHLLIDWRHGEQWFWDTLVDADAASNPANWQWVAGSGADAAPYFRVFNPILQGEKFDPDGVYVRHWVPELKALPDNLIHQPWTATPLELASAGVELGNNYPEPIVDHKVGRERALAAYAKVRNASTT from the coding sequence ATGCCGAGCCAAACCACCCGTCCCTGCATCGTCTGGTTCCGCGACGACCTGCGTCTCTCCGATCACCCCGCGTTGCATGCCGCATCCAGAACCGGCGCGCCGGTGGTCTGCCTTTACGTGCTCGACGAGCACAGCCCCACGCTGAAGACGCCGGAAGCGCGACCGCTCGGCGGCGCCGCGCGCTGGTGGCTGGCGCAGTCGCTGCGCGCCTTGCAGGCGAGCCTGACCGGGCTCGGCGCCACGCTGGTGCTGCGCAAGGGACCAGCCGCCAAGGTGATCGCCGATCTGGCGCGCGAGATCGACGCCGGGACCGTGTTCTGGAACGAGATCGCGCAAGCGCCGCACCTTGCGGTCGCCGGTCAGGTGGCAAAAGCGCTCGACGAGATCGGCGTCGGCCGCCAAAGCTTCGCCGGCGATCTCTTGGTCGAGCCGCGCGCGATCCGCAACAAGGAGAACCGGGGCCTGCGCGTGTTCACGCCGTTCTGGCGGCGCGTGCAATCGCTGGGCAATCCGCCAACGCCGCTGCCGGCGCCGAAGAAGCTGAGCGGCGTGAAAGATCTTGCCAGCGACCGGCTGGAAGACTGGAAGCTCGAACCTGCCAAACCCGATTGGGCCGGCGGCTTGCGCGAAAGCTGGAAGCCGGGCGAGGCGCAGGCCCAGGCGCAACTCAAGTCATTCCTTAAAAGCGGCGTCGCCGGCTACACCGGCGAACGCGACCGGCCCGACCGCGACGGCACTTCACGGCTTTCGCCGCATCTTCGTTTCGGCGAGATCAGCCCGCGCCAGCTCTGGCACGCCGCGCGCTTTGCCGCGGCCGAGCACCCTCGCCTGGCAGGCGATATCGAGAAACTCCTGAGCGAACTCGGCTGGCGCGAGTTCTGCCGTCACCTGTTGTTCGACGTGCCCGATCTGGCGATGCGCAACCTGCAGCCGTCGTTCGATGCGTTCCCGTGGAAGAGTGATGCCAAGGCGTTGCGCGCGTGGCAGCGCGGCCGGACCGGTTATCCGATCGTCGATGCCGGCATGCGCGAGCTCTGGCACACCGGCGTGATGCACAACCGGGTGCGGATGGTGGTGGCGTCGTTCCTGGTAAAACATCTCCTGATCGACTGGCGTCATGGCGAGCAATGGTTCTGGGATACGCTGGTCGATGCCGATGCCGCCAGCAATCCCGCCAACTGGCAATGGGTGGCGGGCTCCGGCGCCGACGCCGCGCCCTACTTCCGGGTGTTCAATCCGATCCTGCAGGGCGAGAAATTCGATCCCGATGGCGTCTATGTCAGGCACTGGGTACCGGAGCTGAAGGCGCTTCCCGACAATCTGATCCATCAACCCTGGACCGCGACGCCGCTCGAACTCGCAAGCGCCGGCGTTGAACTCGGCAACAACTATCCCGAGCCGATCGTCGATCACAAGGTCGGCCGCGAACGCGCGCTGGCGGCTTACGCGAAGGTGCGCAATGCATCGACAACATAG
- a CDS encoding peroxiredoxin → MALQIGATAPDFEAQTTEGKIKFHDWIGNSWALLFSHPKDFTPVCTTELGALAKLKPEFDKRGVKLMGLSVDPVDKHSKWSEDIKETQGAAPNYPMIGDTDYNVSKLYDMLPASTSGDPATRTAADNMTVRNVFIIGPDKKIKLVLVYPMTTGRNFQEILRVIDSLQMTAKHRVATPADWKQGEDVIIAGSVSDDEAKTIYPAGWKSPKPYLRIVPQPK, encoded by the coding sequence ATGGCACTCCAAATTGGCGCCACCGCCCCTGATTTCGAAGCCCAGACCACCGAGGGCAAAATCAAATTCCACGACTGGATCGGCAATAGCTGGGCGCTGTTGTTCTCGCATCCGAAGGACTTCACCCCGGTCTGCACCACCGAACTCGGCGCTCTCGCGAAGTTGAAGCCGGAATTCGACAAGCGCGGCGTCAAGCTGATGGGATTGAGCGTCGATCCCGTCGACAAGCACTCGAAATGGTCCGAGGACATCAAGGAGACGCAGGGTGCTGCGCCGAACTATCCGATGATCGGCGATACCGATTACAACGTGTCGAAGCTCTACGACATGCTGCCCGCCTCCACCTCGGGCGACCCGGCGACGCGCACCGCCGCCGACAACATGACCGTCCGCAACGTCTTCATCATCGGGCCCGACAAGAAGATCAAGCTGGTGCTGGTCTATCCGATGACGACCGGCCGCAATTTCCAGGAAATCCTGCGCGTGATCGATTCCCTGCAGATGACCGCCAAGCATCGCGTGGCGACGCCCGCCGACTGGAAACAGGGCGAGGACGTCATCATCGCCGGCTCCGTCAGCGACGACGAGGCCAAGACGATCTATCCGGCCGGCTGGAAATCGCCGAAGCCGTATTTGCGGATTGTCCCGCAGCCGAAGTGA